Proteins co-encoded in one bacterium genomic window:
- a CDS encoding arsenate reductase ArsC: protein MHNSARSQMAEGLFNALTPAGWRAGSAGTDPGERVREEAVTVMREIGVDISDHMPKPLQAALGPDVELVVGLCAEEACPLVPGARSLHWPLPNPAGRDLTFYRTVRDDLAGRIRALVRDLTDRDAGATGPDGGRWG, encoded by the coding sequence GTGCACAACTCCGCCCGCTCGCAGATGGCGGAGGGGTTGTTCAACGCCCTGACGCCGGCGGGTTGGCGGGCCGGGTCCGCGGGCACGGACCCCGGGGAGCGCGTGCGCGAGGAGGCCGTGACGGTCATGCGCGAGATCGGCGTGGACATCAGCGACCACATGCCCAAGCCGCTGCAGGCGGCCCTGGGGCCCGACGTCGAACTGGTGGTGGGCCTGTGCGCCGAGGAGGCGTGCCCGTTGGTGCCGGGCGCGCGAAGCCTGCACTGGCCGCTGCCGAATCCGGCCGGCCGCGATCTCACGTTCTACCGCACGGTCCGCGACGACCTGGCCGGCCGCATCCGCGCGCTGGTCCGGGACCTGACGGATCGCGACGCGGGGGCGACCGGGCCCGACGGAGGGAGATGGGGATGA
- a CDS encoding DUF790 family protein, whose protein sequence is MLTKQQRVYRWIRPGSSISSDRLDDEDLPHLARAIAVYRRLVGGRRGRVRDAARGALGGIQPDRVEGIIKLLDDVATYEWPRGSRQAEVRVRVFETAARNHPVLERDHARDLLAAGLNPAPHRPEDAVPLLYADYPEFHRMSAFPLDYAAGDLRADYDLAQAQALLYDAVRITVEARRDFRHIVQYARLSRLLHRGERVRGGAYRLVFDGPNSILRYTHAYGVDFAKFLAALVQARGWTLTAEVVMRKGWRPVLFALSDADGLRSRVPVPALFDSRLEETFARKFGPERDGWRLGREALILEAGEALVVPDFVFTHEDGTEVALEIVGYWTPQYLKTKLDKLAAVRGPNLIVAVRKAMAVAAGSLPATVLPFSSGILLRDLMPRLEAFRPTRRRGG, encoded by the coding sequence ATGCTTACCAAACAGCAACGCGTCTATCGGTGGATCAGGCCCGGCAGCTCGATCTCTTCTGATCGGCTGGACGACGAGGACCTGCCGCATCTGGCGCGGGCCATCGCCGTCTACCGGCGGTTGGTCGGCGGCCGGCGGGGACGCGTGCGGGATGCGGCGCGGGGCGCGCTCGGCGGGATCCAGCCTGATCGGGTCGAGGGGATCATCAAGCTCCTGGACGATGTGGCCACCTACGAGTGGCCCCGCGGCTCGCGGCAGGCCGAAGTGCGGGTGCGGGTGTTCGAGACGGCGGCCCGGAATCACCCGGTACTCGAACGCGACCATGCCCGGGACCTGCTGGCGGCAGGGCTCAACCCGGCGCCCCACCGCCCCGAGGATGCCGTGCCCCTCCTCTACGCCGACTACCCGGAGTTCCACCGGATGAGCGCCTTCCCCCTCGACTACGCCGCCGGCGACCTCCGTGCCGACTACGATCTCGCCCAGGCCCAGGCGCTGCTCTACGACGCGGTCCGGATCACGGTTGAAGCCCGGCGCGACTTCAGGCACATCGTCCAGTACGCGCGTCTCTCGCGCCTGCTGCACCGGGGCGAGCGGGTGCGCGGCGGAGCATACCGGTTGGTCTTCGACGGACCCAACTCGATCCTCCGGTACACCCACGCCTACGGGGTTGACTTCGCGAAGTTCCTGGCAGCGCTCGTCCAGGCCCGAGGCTGGACCCTGACCGCCGAGGTCGTGATGCGCAAGGGGTGGCGGCCGGTTCTGTTCGCGCTCTCGGACGCCGACGGCCTGCGCTCGCGGGTGCCTGTCCCGGCGCTGTTCGACTCGCGCCTGGAGGAGACTTTCGCGCGCAAGTTCGGTCCCGAGCGCGACGGCTGGCGACTCGGCCGGGAAGCGCTCATCCTCGAGGCGGGCGAGGCGCTGGTGGTGCCGGACTTCGTCTTCACCCACGAGGATGGAACCGAGGTGGCCTTGGAGATCGTCGGGTACTGGACCCCACAGTACCTCAAGACGAAGCTCGATAAGCTCGCCGCGGTGCGGGGGCCGAACCTGATCGTAGCCGTCCGGAAGGCGATGGCCGTGGCGGCTGGGAGTCTTCCGGCGACGGTGTTGCCGTTCTCGAGCGGGATCCTGCTGCGGGACCTCATGCCCCGGCTGGAGGCGTTCCGGCCAACCCGAAGGAGGGGTGGATGA
- the rbsK gene encoding ribokinase, giving the protein MTVAPRVTVVGSLNTDLVVRAPKLPERGETVMDGSFAVFSGGKGANQAVAAARLGASVVMVGRVGDDPFGAQMRAGLEQEGIDAAHVRATKGTASGVALITVDLAGHNTIVVASGANMRLTIADVDAAAEVIAESQVLLLQFEVPTEVVAHAAALAKRSGCRVVLDPAPAPADGSLPEGLYRSLFVINPNEVEARALTGIAVANDQGAAAAADRLLELGCQAAVIKRGVQGAFLAVDATREAVPGIPVKAVDSTAAGDAFAGALAVALAEGRSLAEAVRFANAAGAMSVTRMGAQPSMPRREELLEFARSRGLGL; this is encoded by the coding sequence ATGACCGTGGCACCACGGGTCACCGTCGTGGGCAGCCTCAACACCGACCTTGTGGTCAGGGCGCCGAAGCTGCCCGAGCGCGGCGAGACGGTGATGGACGGCTCGTTCGCCGTCTTCTCGGGAGGCAAGGGTGCCAACCAGGCCGTGGCCGCAGCCAGGCTGGGAGCGAGCGTGGTAATGGTCGGCCGCGTTGGGGACGACCCCTTCGGCGCGCAGATGCGTGCCGGCCTGGAGCAGGAAGGCATTGATGCTGCGCACGTGCGCGCAACCAAGGGCACCGCATCGGGTGTCGCGCTCATCACAGTAGATCTCGCCGGTCACAACACCATCGTCGTGGCCTCAGGGGCCAACATGCGCCTGACGATCGCGGACGTGGATGCCGCTGCTGAGGTAATCGCAGAGAGCCAGGTCCTGCTGCTGCAGTTCGAGGTGCCGACGGAGGTGGTGGCACACGCTGCGGCCCTGGCAAAGCGCAGCGGCTGCCGTGTCGTGCTGGACCCGGCGCCCGCACCGGCGGACGGGTCGCTGCCCGAAGGCCTGTACCGGAGTCTTTTCGTAATAAACCCCAACGAGGTTGAAGCCCGGGCGCTCACCGGAATCGCGGTGGCCAACGATCAGGGCGCGGCCGCTGCTGCAGACCGCCTCTTGGAGCTAGGATGCCAGGCAGCGGTCATCAAGCGCGGCGTGCAGGGTGCCTTCTTGGCGGTGGACGCGACGCGTGAAGCAGTACCGGGGATTCCAGTCAAGGCCGTGGACTCAACCGCCGCGGGTGATGCGTTCGCCGGAGCGCTGGCGGTGGCGCTGGCCGAAGGCAGGAGCCTAGCCGAGGCGGTCCGGTTCGCGAACGCCGCAGGCGCGATGTCGGTGACCCGGATGGGTGCGCAGCCCTCGATGCCACGGCGGGAGGAGTTGTTGGAGTTCGCCCGGTCACGCGGGCTTGGGCTCTGA
- a CDS encoding inorganic diphosphatase gives MTERAVTVLAFVEVPRGSRNKYELDPIRGGIRLDRVLYSPLHYPADYGFITDTLADDGDHLDVLIFTYEPTFPGCLVEVRPIGVLDMHDEKGHDQKVLAVPVGDPRFDGVTELEHVPPHFLKEVQHFFTVYKTLEQKPVEIHGWAGAEDARRMVSEARRAHAAGGGSEPKPA, from the coding sequence ATGACCGAACGGGCTGTGACCGTGCTGGCCTTCGTCGAGGTGCCGCGGGGCAGCCGAAACAAGTACGAACTGGACCCTATCCGCGGCGGGATCCGGCTCGACCGGGTGCTCTACTCGCCGCTGCACTACCCGGCCGACTACGGGTTCATCACAGACACCCTGGCCGACGACGGCGACCACCTGGACGTGCTGATCTTCACCTACGAGCCCACGTTCCCTGGCTGCCTGGTGGAGGTGCGCCCCATCGGCGTGCTGGACATGCACGACGAGAAGGGGCACGACCAGAAGGTGCTGGCCGTGCCCGTGGGCGATCCGCGCTTCGACGGCGTGACCGAACTGGAGCACGTGCCACCGCACTTCCTCAAGGAGGTGCAGCACTTCTTTACGGTCTACAAGACGCTCGAGCAGAAGCCGGTGGAGATCCACGGCTGGGCCGGGGCAGAGGACGCGCGGCGGATGGTCAGCGAGGCCCGGCGCGCGCACGCGGCCGGGGGCGGCTCAGAGCCCAAGCCCGCGTGA
- the phoU gene encoding phosphate signaling complex protein PhoU codes for MTRELFLRELEGLQADVVRMATMAGEAIHASVEALRTLDADWAERIVRDDDRIDALHLELEDRCMRLLARQQPMASDLRTIAAAFVITIDLERLADHAEGISKSVKRLAGQPHLKPLIDIPRMEELVQQMLREAMDAYLRRDTALAEAMAKRDDEVDALRSQVFRELLTYMLSDPRTIPRALELLLVAQNLERAADHITNIGERVIYMVTGELRELNV; via the coding sequence TTGACTCGCGAGCTGTTCCTGAGGGAGTTGGAGGGGCTCCAGGCCGACGTCGTCCGCATGGCGACGATGGCTGGGGAGGCGATCCACGCGTCGGTGGAGGCGCTGCGGACGCTGGACGCCGACTGGGCCGAGCGGATCGTCCGGGATGACGACCGGATCGACGCGCTGCACCTGGAGCTGGAGGACCGCTGCATGCGCCTGTTGGCCCGGCAGCAGCCCATGGCGTCAGACCTGCGGACCATCGCGGCCGCCTTCGTCATTACCATCGACCTGGAGCGGCTGGCCGACCACGCCGAGGGCATCTCCAAGTCGGTGAAGCGGCTGGCCGGCCAGCCGCACCTCAAACCGCTCATTGACATCCCGCGCATGGAGGAACTCGTGCAGCAGATGCTCCGAGAGGCCATGGACGCGTACCTGCGAAGAGATACGGCCCTGGCCGAGGCCATGGCGAAGCGAGATGACGAGGTGGACGCCCTGCGCAGCCAGGTCTTCAGAGAGCTGCTGACGTACATGCTCAGCGATCCCCGGACCATCCCGCGGGCGCTGGAGCTGCTGCTGGTGGCGCAGAACCTGGAGCGCGCCGCCGACCATATCACCAACATCGGTGAGCGGGTCATCTACATGGTGACCGGCGAGCTGCGGGAGCTGAACGTGTGA
- the pstB gene encoding phosphate ABC transporter ATP-binding protein PstB, which translates to MQAGVAVTADAGILIDHAAGIEAQGVHAWFDRHHVLRGVSLTIAPRRVTAIIGPSGCGKSTFLRCLNRMHELVPGARSSGRVLMDGVDIYAPGVDPVRVRRRVGMVFQKPNPFPTMSIYDNAAAGLRLAGERDRRVLDETVERSLRAAALWDEVKDRLGRPGTSLSGGQQQRLCIARALAVSPEVLLMDEPASALDPAATLRIEELARELARQLTIVIVTHNMQQAARVSDVTGFLLDGELVEVGATDQIFTRPGDRRTEDYITGRFG; encoded by the coding sequence ATGCAGGCCGGGGTCGCCGTGACGGCGGACGCCGGGATCTTGATCGACCACGCCGCCGGGATCGAGGCACAGGGCGTCCACGCCTGGTTCGACCGCCACCACGTTCTGCGTGGCGTCTCCCTGACCATCGCCCCTCGCCGGGTGACGGCCATCATCGGGCCGTCGGGATGCGGTAAGTCCACCTTCCTGCGCTGCCTGAACCGCATGCACGAGCTGGTGCCCGGCGCGCGCTCCAGCGGGAGGGTACTGATGGACGGCGTCGATATCTACGCGCCGGGCGTCGACCCGGTCCGGGTCCGCCGCCGCGTCGGCATGGTGTTCCAGAAGCCCAACCCCTTCCCCACCATGAGCATCTACGACAACGCCGCGGCCGGGCTGCGGCTGGCCGGCGAGCGGGACCGGCGTGTGCTGGACGAGACAGTGGAGCGCAGCCTGCGCGCCGCGGCCTTGTGGGATGAGGTGAAGGACCGCCTGGGGCGGCCCGGCACCAGCCTCTCGGGCGGCCAGCAGCAGCGGCTGTGCATCGCCCGCGCGCTCGCCGTCTCGCCAGAGGTACTGCTGATGGACGAGCCGGCCTCGGCCCTGGACCCGGCAGCCACGCTGCGCATCGAGGAGCTGGCCCGCGAGCTGGCCCGGCAGCTCACCATTGTCATCGTGACCCACAACATGCAGCAGGCCGCCCGGGTCTCGGATGTGACCGGGTTCCTGTTGGACGGCGAGCTGGTCGAGGTTGGTGCCACGGACCAGATCTTCACGCGGCCTGGTGATCGCCGGACCGAGGACTACATTACCGGCCGGTTCGGGTGA
- a CDS encoding DEAD/DEAH box helicase family protein, which yields MANRAGRLRFDRGSLRLDLPKATRVPPYLIWDRRVQAWRTEAVHYLQVREDAPAYHLDLSDEAPRFFDCPPLIPSLPALRPDQQAAVEAWEQAGGRGVVVKPTGTGKTEIALALITRHRVSALIVVPLRDLMYQWQRRIKQGLGFDAGVLGDGRHEVWPITVTTYDSAYIHMKEIGNRYRLIVYDEAHHLPGVTFRESALDCLAPMRLGLTATPRRADGLDRLLDELIGPIVYEEQIADARGKTLAGYSIIRVPIALTEDEQAEFDGLSRRIRAYVARGRREGAAGRAARDGGAGGGAAGERAPAFDWTHDLARRSRTDPEAKAILRAYRRKLTLIHRSAEKLRVVEDVLRLHPADQCVIFTASNRMALDVSARFLIPALTAHSDKKERNAVLDAFARGTLRALVACEVLNEGWDAPAVKVGVVLGGEKGAKEAVQRLGRLLRRSGDRSARLYEVVVQESPEITRARRRSRTDAYQTATRLSVDQARQLDLF from the coding sequence GACGCGCCGGCCTACCACCTGGACCTATCCGACGAGGCGCCGCGGTTCTTCGACTGCCCGCCGCTGATCCCATCGCTTCCGGCGCTACGGCCCGACCAGCAGGCCGCGGTGGAGGCATGGGAGCAAGCTGGAGGCCGGGGGGTCGTGGTCAAGCCCACGGGTACGGGCAAGACCGAGATCGCGCTGGCCCTGATCACCCGCCACCGCGTCTCGGCGTTGATCGTCGTGCCGCTGCGCGACCTGATGTACCAGTGGCAGCGCCGGATCAAGCAGGGGTTGGGCTTCGACGCTGGGGTCCTGGGCGACGGGCGTCACGAGGTTTGGCCGATCACGGTCACCACCTACGACAGCGCCTACATCCACATGAAGGAGATCGGCAACCGGTACCGTCTCATAGTCTACGACGAGGCGCACCACCTCCCGGGGGTCACCTTCCGCGAGAGCGCGCTGGACTGCCTGGCGCCGATGCGGCTGGGGCTCACCGCTACCCCCCGCCGTGCCGACGGCCTGGACCGGTTGCTCGACGAGCTGATCGGCCCGATCGTGTACGAAGAACAGATCGCCGACGCAAGGGGGAAGACCCTGGCCGGCTACAGCATCATCCGCGTGCCGATCGCCCTGACCGAGGACGAGCAGGCCGAGTTCGACGGGCTCTCGCGGCGGATCCGCGCGTACGTCGCCCGCGGCCGTCGGGAAGGCGCTGCAGGCAGGGCAGCGCGGGACGGGGGCGCCGGAGGCGGGGCTGCGGGCGAGCGAGCCCCGGCGTTCGACTGGACGCATGACCTGGCCAGGCGGTCGCGCACCGATCCCGAGGCCAAGGCGATCCTGCGCGCCTACCGGAGGAAGTTGACGCTCATCCATCGCTCCGCCGAGAAGTTGCGCGTGGTCGAAGACGTCCTGCGCCTGCACCCTGCGGATCAGTGCGTGATCTTCACCGCCTCCAACCGAATGGCCCTGGACGTCTCGGCGCGCTTCCTCATCCCGGCGCTCACCGCCCACTCGGACAAGAAGGAACGGAACGCCGTGCTCGACGCGTTCGCTCGGGGCACGCTGCGTGCGCTCGTCGCCTGTGAGGTCCTCAACGAGGGATGGGACGCGCCCGCGGTGAAGGTCGGCGTGGTGCTCGGGGGCGAGAAGGGCGCCAAGGAGGCCGTGCAGCGCCTGGGGCGGCTGCTGCGCAGGTCGGGCGACCGCTCCGCGCGCCTCTACGAGGTCGTGGTGCAGGAGAGCCCCGAGATCACCAGGGCACGGCGCCGGAGCCGGACGGATGCTTACCAAACAGCAACGCGTCTATCGGTGGATCAGGCCCGGCAGCTCGATCTCTTCTGA